In a single window of the Bacillus mycoides genome:
- a CDS encoding ABC transporter permease: MWQVVKRDVRFWLGVTFLSVLMIVSIGNTLFFDGNIRELTMMYNEKGELEAAPFSPSSKFWFGTDEKGRDLFQLIIEGAKWTVGASIVIAVLRVVIGGAIGLLLGMYSKRSFPVISSFFDPFSIVPMIMISYFTLNAVLTFESGEAAAPFHLRVAFQIIVLACLAVPTVMLYVAQEVKRIKNEEFMLAATVLGGSKWQRLKRHVWPHMLPSFLLLVAQQFVSTLLLLLHLGLLELFFGGTIIFGTEADSVTKEWTGLIGQNFRHLTTHTWIVLIPIAFYSMTILAGNLVSNSMQDAIKLGNVRRANRKKEEVKVEKQIQPTMNDFSFHSEVQK, translated from the coding sequence ATGTGGCAAGTTGTAAAAAGAGATGTGAGATTTTGGCTAGGTGTTACTTTTTTGAGTGTACTAATGATTGTTAGTATTGGAAATACGCTGTTTTTCGATGGGAATATTCGTGAACTAACGATGATGTATAACGAAAAAGGAGAATTAGAGGCTGCTCCGTTTTCACCGTCGAGTAAATTTTGGTTCGGAACTGATGAGAAAGGCCGTGACCTGTTCCAGTTAATAATAGAAGGAGCGAAATGGACAGTTGGTGCAAGTATCGTTATCGCAGTTTTACGTGTAGTAATTGGAGGAGCTATTGGTTTATTACTTGGTATGTACAGTAAACGCTCATTTCCAGTTATCTCATCTTTTTTTGATCCGTTTAGTATTGTACCAATGATTATGATTTCCTATTTTACGTTAAATGCAGTTTTAACGTTTGAAAGTGGAGAGGCTGCTGCTCCGTTTCATTTACGGGTTGCGTTTCAAATTATAGTTCTTGCGTGCCTTGCTGTACCAACTGTTATGTTGTATGTAGCGCAAGAAGTAAAACGTATTAAGAATGAAGAATTTATGTTGGCGGCCACTGTGCTCGGCGGGAGTAAGTGGCAGAGGTTGAAACGCCATGTATGGCCGCATATGCTACCATCATTTCTTTTATTAGTAGCCCAGCAATTTGTAAGTACTTTATTACTCCTCTTGCATCTTGGTTTGTTAGAATTATTTTTTGGCGGAACAATAATTTTTGGTACAGAAGCAGATAGTGTAACAAAAGAATGGACTGGCCTAATTGGTCAAAACTTCCGTCATTTAACCACACATACATGGATTGTACTTATACCAATTGCTTTTTATAGCATGACAATTTTAGCGGGAAATCTAGTTAGTAATAGTATGCAAGATGCGATTAAGCTAGGGAATGTTAGAAGAGCGAATCGGAAGAAGGAAGAAGTGAAAGTAGAGAAACAAATACAGCCTACCATGAATGATTTTTCATTTCATAGTGAGGTGCAAAAATAA
- a CDS encoding ABC transporter permease subunit has translation MLIRIGKWCGITCLQLFSALICILFLGALPRLFKGLQIDLIGFWNTVVFLGEKLLQPGEITYGFRNSRKLFPQIWIHYVETMFVFISAFILSLLIAYLIVVWVLQRSQSKQRMWNGIFVALESIPDILLILLSQLLVVIIFQKTGFMPVKFAGLGEERARLLPIICLSIPTTLLFIKLLLLRFREELEKDYSIFAKSKGLSLRHILMHHISRNVLLTTVYYAKTNILFMLSNLYIIEWLFNTYGMFVFVKENSKLEIFTVSLVLLYVPLFILFRLLHTLLQNVIKERV, from the coding sequence ATGTTGATTCGAATTGGTAAGTGGTGTGGAATTACATGTTTACAATTATTTTCGGCACTTATTTGTATCCTGTTTTTAGGGGCACTACCGCGTTTATTTAAGGGATTACAAATTGATTTAATCGGTTTTTGGAACACAGTTGTGTTTCTTGGAGAGAAGTTACTTCAACCAGGTGAAATTACGTATGGATTTCGGAATTCAAGAAAGTTATTTCCACAAATATGGATTCATTATGTAGAGACAATGTTTGTATTTATTTCGGCATTTATACTATCTTTACTCATTGCGTATCTTATCGTTGTATGGGTATTGCAGCGCTCTCAATCAAAGCAACGTATGTGGAATGGGATTTTCGTCGCACTTGAAAGTATCCCGGACATTTTATTAATTTTATTATCTCAACTTTTAGTAGTAATAATCTTTCAAAAGACAGGTTTTATGCCAGTGAAATTTGCAGGACTTGGAGAGGAAAGGGCTCGCCTATTACCAATAATATGCCTTTCTATACCTACAACTTTATTATTTATTAAGCTACTATTATTACGTTTCAGAGAAGAATTAGAGAAAGATTATAGTATATTTGCTAAGAGTAAAGGGCTAAGTTTAAGACATATTTTGATGCACCATATTTCAAGAAATGTCTTGTTAACAACAGTCTATTACGCAAAAACGAATATTTTATTTATGTTATCAAACTTATATATTATTGAATGGCTGTTTAATACGTACGGTATGTTCGTTTTCGTGAAAGAAAATTCGAAATTAGAAATATTTACAGTGAGTTTAGTTTTATTATACGTACCGCTTTTTATACTATTTCGTTTATTACATACGCTTTTACAAAATGTTATAAAGGAGCGTGTGTAA
- a CDS encoding alpha/beta hydrolase, protein MRKIKKLIKLIGVITILLLIIALVSPTWTSQIKGENSISTLEQVEINGSGHEIMIRGKDKKNPVILFIHGGPGSSEIPYAQKYQDLLEEKFTVVNYDQRASGKSYHFFEDYSNLSSDLLVEDLLAMTDYVSKRLGKEKVILIGHSYGTYIGIQAANKAPEKYEAYIGIGQMSDTVESEMDSLNYVIEQAQNAGNADEVSHLKGLTEQIKNGDTYTPRNYVAKYGGTSRLIENPDGDNIGMLFSNEYNLFDVIRYNYGLSYSQTVLLEKDLKNPLPTKVTKLNLPFYFLMGKYDYNTSFLAARKYFDMIEADKKEFITFEKSAHYPQFEEKEKFYKWMCETFVK, encoded by the coding sequence ATGAGGAAGATAAAAAAATTAATAAAACTTATCGGAGTCATTACTATACTATTACTAATCATAGCGTTAGTATCTCCTACATGGACCTCGCAAATAAAGGGGGAAAACAGTATAAGTACATTAGAGCAAGTAGAGATAAATGGAAGTGGTCATGAAATTATGATACGCGGAAAAGATAAGAAGAATCCAGTTATTCTCTTTATTCATGGTGGACCAGGTTCTTCAGAAATACCATATGCTCAAAAATATCAAGACTTATTGGAAGAGAAATTCACAGTTGTTAATTACGATCAAAGGGCAAGCGGGAAATCGTATCATTTCTTTGAAGACTATTCTAACCTTTCATCAGATCTACTCGTGGAGGATTTATTAGCTATGACGGATTACGTTTCAAAACGTCTAGGCAAAGAAAAAGTAATTTTAATAGGCCATTCTTATGGTACATATATTGGAATACAGGCTGCCAACAAAGCTCCTGAAAAATATGAAGCATATATTGGCATTGGACAGATGAGCGATACAGTAGAAAGTGAGATGGATAGTTTAAACTACGTTATTGAACAGGCACAAAATGCTGGGAATGCGGATGAGGTTTCACATTTAAAAGGGTTAACTGAACAAATTAAAAATGGCGATACATATACCCCGCGAAATTATGTTGCGAAATATGGTGGAACTTCAAGACTTATTGAAAATCCAGATGGTGATAACATAGGGATGTTATTCAGTAATGAATATAACTTGTTTGACGTAATTCGTTATAACTATGGATTATCCTATTCTCAAACAGTTTTATTAGAAAAAGATTTAAAGAATCCATTACCTACTAAAGTAACTAAGCTGAATCTACCGTTTTATTTTCTTATGGGAAAATACGATTATAATACTTCATTTCTTGCAGCAAGAAAATATTTTGATATGATTGAAGCGGATAAAAAAGAATTTATTACTTTTGAGAAATCAGCTCATTATCCGCAATTTGAAGAGAAGGAAAAGTTTTATAAATGGATGTGTGAAACATTCGTCAAGTAA
- a CDS encoding ABC transporter permease: MLFKLSRHSMKKMLKDYMVLLIGLVISISIFYMFQTMAMNSEFTKDNSLISSIRLVFWVGAILLSFITVFYIIYANSFLLTLRRKELGMYMMLGAKKKKVAQLLFIETFGMGIVSIIIGILVGIVLASVAGNFLMNGMEISAKGNYASVYTPAILVTSIFFLILFFITGLMNSFRLLRKTELELIREDETQDEVKKSKTRTVIMTVLGVLLVSTGYYFMVNIKMFAELGFIIATIVTTVGTYFIFSSLLPLFVIKIKGNKKRNETGLNSFTYAQLRFRVTSLSRVLGTVAMLIALGAGAMTAGMAFQKNVGIMTDFSRVYDVVIHDPNEQDKAALKEMEIVEESKYKYKVDGEAVYYLRNDLTEKPPLISDHFDTKTLKEPARKRVATPLTEPVYSALEAPEVANKLPRMPKDWEDAVVREIQITHNQFNGKPVRIADEERYKGIQGTEHTVTLAKVDDMKKYKPLLLDIDKRQKELIEKTTGAKVELYTKMTIYQFMNSFMSGTMFMGFFLGIAFLAMMASSLMFKILTGASRDVRRYEMLRKIGVRRSMLTKSIYKEISYLFIFPAIIGISHVLVGLNLFSFILVDPFVKVWMPIGIFIVIYFIYYWITVQLYKGMVMPKEEVVK, translated from the coding sequence ATGTTATTCAAATTATCACGTCATAGTATGAAAAAAATGTTAAAGGATTATATGGTTTTACTTATTGGTCTAGTCATTAGTATTAGTATTTTTTACATGTTCCAAACGATGGCGATGAATAGTGAATTTACAAAAGATAATAGTCTTATTAGTAGTATTAGGCTCGTCTTCTGGGTTGGTGCAATATTGCTTTCTTTCATTACAGTTTTTTATATCATATATGCCAATTCTTTTTTACTTACATTAAGAAGAAAAGAACTCGGTATGTACATGATGCTTGGAGCGAAAAAGAAAAAAGTAGCGCAATTATTATTTATTGAGACTTTTGGTATGGGGATTGTCAGTATTATTATCGGTATTTTAGTAGGAATAGTACTTGCTAGTGTAGCAGGAAATTTTTTAATGAATGGAATGGAAATTTCAGCAAAAGGTAATTACGCATCTGTGTACACACCAGCTATATTAGTTACATCTATTTTCTTCTTAATATTATTTTTCATTACTGGTTTAATGAATAGTTTCCGATTATTACGTAAAACAGAATTAGAGTTAATACGTGAAGATGAAACGCAAGATGAGGTGAAGAAAAGTAAGACTCGCACTGTTATTATGACAGTACTAGGTGTATTGCTAGTAAGTACAGGATACTATTTTATGGTGAATATAAAAATGTTTGCTGAACTAGGATTTATAATAGCGACAATTGTTACGACAGTAGGAACGTATTTCATTTTTAGCTCGTTGCTCCCACTTTTTGTAATAAAAATTAAGGGAAATAAAAAACGAAATGAAACGGGATTAAATAGTTTTACTTATGCACAGTTACGTTTTCGAGTAACTAGTTTATCGAGGGTACTAGGCACTGTAGCGATGTTAATTGCATTAGGTGCAGGTGCAATGACAGCAGGTATGGCGTTTCAAAAGAATGTAGGCATTATGACAGACTTCTCACGTGTATATGATGTCGTAATTCATGATCCAAATGAACAAGATAAAGCGGCATTAAAAGAAATGGAAATTGTTGAAGAAAGCAAGTATAAGTATAAAGTAGATGGAGAAGCGGTTTATTATTTACGTAACGACTTAACTGAAAAACCACCACTTATTTCAGATCATTTTGATACAAAGACTTTAAAAGAACCTGCTCGTAAACGTGTGGCTACACCTTTAACTGAACCTGTCTATTCTGCTTTGGAAGCTCCTGAAGTAGCGAATAAGCTTCCTCGTATGCCAAAAGATTGGGAAGATGCGGTTGTAAGAGAGATACAAATTACACATAATCAATTTAACGGAAAACCTGTAAGAATTGCAGATGAAGAGCGTTATAAAGGAATTCAAGGAACAGAACATACTGTAACATTAGCAAAAGTAGATGATATGAAAAAATATAAACCATTGTTGCTCGATATAGATAAGAGACAAAAAGAATTAATTGAAAAAACAACAGGCGCAAAAGTAGAACTATATACGAAAATGACAATTTATCAGTTCATGAATAGTTTCATGAGCGGAACAATGTTTATGGGATTTTTCCTTGGAATTGCATTTTTAGCGATGATGGCGAGTTCTCTTATGTTTAAAATATTAACAGGAGCTTCTCGTGATGTACGCCGTTATGAAATGCTACGAAAAATCGGTGTGAGGCGTAGTATGTTAACAAAAAGTATATATAAAGAAATCTCATATTTATTTATCTTCCCAGCAATTATTGGAATTTCCCACGTTTTAGTAGGGCTTAACTTATTCAGCTTCATATTAGTTGACCCATTTGTAAAAGTGTGGATGCCAATAGGAATCTTCATAGTAATTTATTTCATTTATTATTGGATTACTGTCCAACTTTATAAAGGTATGGTAATGCCGAAAGAAGAAGTGGTGAAATAG
- a CDS encoding ABC transporter ATP-binding protein codes for MSTNVVTVESVEKTYGKRNENQSKALRGVSLSIKEGEFVGIMGPSGSGKTTLLNVISTLDQATGGSVTIAGTNITSMKGNALSDFRSQKLGFIFQDFNLLENLSIYENIALPLSLQGVPSSEITGKVNGVATKLGITEILTKYPTAVSGGQKQRTAAARALVHNPAIVLADEPTGALDSKNAKSLLEAMQDLHENHNVSILMVTHDAFSASYCERILFIQDGLLYKELKRQGTRENFYQDILGVLAQMGSATESK; via the coding sequence ATGTCAACAAATGTAGTTACTGTAGAAAGTGTAGAAAAAACGTATGGGAAAAGAAATGAGAATCAGTCAAAAGCATTAAGGGGTGTTTCATTAAGTATTAAAGAAGGAGAGTTTGTAGGGATTATGGGTCCTTCTGGATCTGGTAAAACGACATTATTAAATGTGATTAGTACACTTGATCAAGCGACAGGTGGTAGTGTAACAATAGCTGGCACAAATATTACTTCTATGAAGGGGAATGCATTATCAGATTTTCGTTCTCAAAAACTAGGATTTATTTTTCAAGACTTTAATCTACTAGAAAATTTATCAATTTATGAAAATATCGCTTTACCACTTTCCCTGCAAGGCGTACCGTCAAGTGAGATTACTGGAAAAGTAAATGGGGTTGCGACGAAATTAGGGATTACTGAAATTTTAACAAAATATCCGACTGCTGTTTCTGGTGGACAAAAACAAAGAACAGCGGCAGCACGAGCTTTAGTACATAATCCGGCAATCGTATTAGCAGATGAACCGACAGGAGCACTTGATAGTAAAAATGCAAAAAGTTTATTAGAAGCGATGCAAGATTTACATGAAAATCACAATGTAAGTATTTTGATGGTAACACACGATGCATTTAGTGCGAGCTATTGTGAACGTATTTTATTTATACAGGATGGACTTCTTTATAAAGAGTTAAAACGTCAAGGAACACGAGAAAATTTCTATCAAGATATTTTAGGTGTGCTTGCCCAAATGGGCTCAGCAACTGAGTCGAAGTAA
- a CDS encoding DUF2975 domain-containing protein, translating into MKQVTTLFLKLAIIFIGFPVLALCIFLVPKIGNFAGELYPDIAYMKSLVLIDMYAAAIPFYFALYQAFKLLSYIDKNQAFSELSVKALKNIKYCAITISTLYLLGMPLYYLMAKKIDPPSFIPIGLTIIFASMVIAVFAAVLQRLLQEAINIKSENDLTV; encoded by the coding sequence ATGAAACAAGTTACGACACTCTTTTTAAAGCTAGCTATTATTTTTATAGGATTCCCAGTTCTTGCATTGTGCATATTTTTGGTGCCTAAGATTGGGAATTTCGCTGGAGAATTGTATCCAGATATTGCTTATATGAAATCTCTCGTTTTAATCGATATGTACGCGGCAGCGATACCTTTTTACTTTGCTCTGTATCAAGCTTTTAAACTTTTAAGCTATATTGATAAGAACCAAGCGTTCTCGGAATTATCGGTAAAGGCTTTAAAGAATATAAAATACTGTGCCATCACGATCAGTACCTTGTACTTGCTAGGTATGCCACTCTACTATCTCATGGCGAAAAAAATTGATCCTCCAAGTTTCATACCAATCGGATTGACCATCATTTTCGCCTCTATGGTGATTGCCGTTTTTGCTGCTGTTCTCCAAAGGCTTTTACAAGAAGCTATTAATATAAAATCAGAAAATGATTTAACGGTCTGA
- a CDS encoding helix-turn-helix domain-containing protein — MTIIINIDVMLAKRKMSVTELSERVGITMANLSILKNGKAKAVRFSTLEAICKTLDCQPGDILEYKSDEYTQ, encoded by the coding sequence ATGACAATTATTATTAATATTGATGTGATGTTAGCAAAACGAAAAATGAGCGTAACGGAGCTTTCGGAGAGGGTTGGGATTACGATGGCGAATCTTTCCATTCTGAAAAATGGGAAAGCAAAAGCGGTTCGTTTTTCAACATTGGAAGCGATATGTAAGACTTTAGATTGTCAACCAGGTGATATTTTGGAGTACAAAAGCGACGAATACACTCAATAA
- the thrS gene encoding threonine--tRNA ligase yields the protein MKEQMIEIKFPDGSVKEFVKGITLEEIAGAISSSLKKKAVAGKVNDQSFDLRRNIEESAKVEIITMDSDEGVKIARHSAAHILAQAVKRIYGDVNLGVGPVIENGFYYDMDLPSSVNVEDLPKIEKEMKNIINENVKIERVEVSREEAKELFQEMNDSLKLELLEAIPNGESVTLYKQGEFVDLCRGPHLPSTGYLKAFQLTHVSGAYWRGDSNNQVLQRIYGVAFSSQQKLEEYLHFVEEAAKRNHRKLGSELELFMFSEEAPGMPFYLPKGQIIRNELEAFLREIQNEYNYQEVRTPFMMNQELWEKSGHWGHYKDNMYFSEVDHKSFALKPMNCPGHMLMFKNKLHSYRELPIRMCEFGQVHRHEFSGALNGLLRVRTFCQDDAHLFVTPEQIEDEIKSVLAQIDYVYKTFGFEYEVELSTRPEDSMGDDKLWEQAELALENVLQSLNYKYRLNEGDGAFYGPKIDFHIKDALNRSHQCGTVQLDFQMPEKFDLNYIDENNEKRRPVVIHRAVLGSLDRFLAILIEHFGGAFPAWVAPVQVKVIPVSNAVHEQYINRIADKLAQAGIRVERDIRDEKLGYKIREAQMQKVPYVLVIGDKEMESEAVNVRKYGEEKSEVVELDAFVESMKEEIKNRK from the coding sequence ATGAAAGAACAGATGATCGAAATTAAATTTCCAGATGGTAGCGTTAAAGAATTTGTGAAAGGCATTACTTTAGAAGAAATTGCTGGGGCAATTAGTAGTAGCTTGAAAAAGAAAGCAGTCGCAGGAAAAGTTAATGATCAGTCTTTTGATTTACGACGAAACATTGAAGAAAGTGCGAAAGTTGAAATCATTACTATGGATTCAGATGAAGGGGTAAAAATTGCAAGACACTCTGCGGCACATATATTAGCGCAAGCTGTAAAAAGAATTTATGGTGATGTAAACCTTGGTGTAGGGCCAGTCATTGAAAATGGATTTTATTATGACATGGATCTTCCAAGTAGTGTAAACGTAGAAGATTTACCGAAAATAGAAAAAGAAATGAAAAATATTATAAATGAAAATGTAAAGATAGAGCGAGTTGAGGTTTCTCGAGAAGAAGCAAAAGAATTGTTTCAAGAAATGAATGATAGTTTGAAATTAGAGCTTTTAGAAGCAATTCCTAATGGAGAAAGTGTAACACTGTATAAACAAGGTGAATTTGTAGATTTATGTAGAGGACCACATTTGCCATCTACTGGTTATTTGAAAGCATTTCAATTAACTCATGTTTCTGGTGCATATTGGCGAGGTGATAGTAACAATCAAGTGCTTCAGCGTATATATGGTGTTGCTTTCTCTTCTCAACAAAAATTAGAAGAGTATTTACATTTTGTTGAGGAGGCCGCAAAGAGAAATCATCGGAAATTAGGTAGTGAACTTGAATTGTTTATGTTTTCGGAAGAGGCTCCGGGAATGCCTTTTTACTTGCCAAAAGGACAGATTATTCGCAATGAATTAGAAGCATTTTTAAGAGAAATTCAAAATGAGTACAATTATCAAGAAGTGCGTACTCCATTTATGATGAATCAAGAATTATGGGAGAAGTCAGGACACTGGGGACATTACAAAGACAATATGTATTTCTCAGAAGTAGATCATAAAAGTTTTGCGTTAAAACCGATGAATTGCCCAGGCCATATGCTTATGTTTAAAAATAAATTACATTCTTATCGTGAATTACCGATTCGTATGTGTGAGTTCGGTCAAGTGCATCGACATGAATTTAGTGGCGCTTTAAACGGATTATTAAGAGTTCGTACTTTCTGCCAAGATGATGCTCATTTATTTGTAACACCAGAACAAATTGAAGATGAAATCAAATCAGTGTTGGCGCAAATTGACTATGTGTATAAAACTTTTGGTTTCGAGTATGAAGTAGAGCTTTCTACTCGTCCAGAAGATTCAATGGGTGATGATAAATTATGGGAGCAAGCAGAATTGGCATTAGAAAATGTATTACAGTCATTAAATTATAAATATAGATTAAATGAAGGTGACGGTGCATTCTACGGTCCGAAAATTGATTTCCATATTAAAGATGCTTTAAATAGAAGTCATCAGTGCGGAACAGTCCAACTTGATTTCCAAATGCCAGAAAAATTTGATTTAAATTATATAGATGAAAATAATGAAAAAAGAAGACCAGTTGTCATTCACCGAGCAGTTTTAGGATCTTTAGACCGTTTTTTAGCAATATTAATTGAGCACTTTGGAGGCGCGTTCCCAGCATGGGTGGCACCAGTTCAAGTGAAAGTAATTCCAGTTTCAAATGCAGTGCATGAACAATATATAAATAGGATTGCAGATAAATTAGCACAAGCCGGAATTCGTGTCGAACGAGATATACGAGATGAAAAGTTAGGATATAAAATTAGAGAAGCGCAAATGCAAAAAGTTCCGTATGTTCTTGTTATTGGGGATAAGGAAATGGAAAGCGAAGCTGTAAATGTACGGAAATATGGTGAAGAGAAGTCAGAAGTTGTTGAACTAGATGCGTTTGTGGAAAGTATGAAAGAGGAAATTAAAAATAGGAAATAG
- a CDS encoding pseudouridine synthase gives MRINKFISEAGKASRRGADKLINERKVIINGKVAKIGDQVNPGDDVRVNGEQLRIARDHVYIALNKPVGITCTSEKAVKGNIIDLVNHPLRINHIGRLDKDSDGLILLTNDGDIVNEILRAENKHEKEYIVSVDKPITPEFLEKMAAGVKILDTKTLPCEVTQLSKYEFQIILTQGLNRQIRRMCEALGYQVYTLKRTRIMNIELNNLPVGQWRDLSKKEKKRLFSDLNYEPQDW, from the coding sequence TTGCGTATCAATAAATTTATTAGTGAAGCTGGAAAAGCGTCTCGACGTGGAGCAGATAAGTTAATTAACGAGAGAAAAGTAATTATTAACGGTAAGGTTGCAAAAATTGGTGACCAAGTAAATCCAGGTGATGACGTACGAGTAAATGGAGAGCAACTTCGTATTGCTCGAGACCATGTGTATATCGCTTTAAATAAACCAGTAGGTATTACATGTACAAGTGAAAAAGCCGTAAAAGGTAATATTATCGATTTAGTGAATCATCCTTTACGAATTAATCACATCGGACGTCTCGATAAAGACTCAGATGGTTTAATTTTGTTAACGAATGATGGCGATATCGTTAATGAGATTTTACGTGCTGAAAACAAACATGAGAAAGAATATATCGTTTCAGTAGATAAGCCGATTACACCGGAGTTTTTAGAGAAAATGGCAGCAGGTGTTAAAATTTTAGATACAAAAACACTTCCTTGTGAAGTAACACAGTTATCAAAATATGAGTTCCAAATTATTTTAACACAGGGGCTAAATCGTCAAATTCGCCGTATGTGTGAAGCTTTGGGTTATCAAGTATACACGTTAAAACGTACGAGAATTATGAATATTGAGTTGAATAATTTACCAGTCGGACAGTGGAGAGATTTATCGAAAAAAGAGAAAAAACGCCTATTTTCAGACTTAAATTACGAACCACAAGATTGGTAA
- a CDS encoding VOC family protein produces the protein MSRVLRFELQVPNPEEAIQFYTNSFGWKFEKMPGPHDYWFIITGESDRPGIDGGLMKSPDGATRTTNSIEVPSVDEYINKVIENGGQVVVPKTAIPNMGYFAYCIDNQGLLFGVCEENSEA, from the coding sequence ATGAGTAGAGTTTTAAGATTTGAATTGCAAGTCCCAAACCCTGAAGAAGCTATTCAATTTTATACAAATAGTTTTGGATGGAAGTTTGAAAAAATGCCTGGGCCACATGACTATTGGTTCATAATTACAGGTGAGAGTGATAGACCTGGTATCGATGGTGGATTAATGAAATCACCTGATGGTGCTACTAGGACAACTAATTCGATTGAAGTACCTTCAGTTGATGAGTACATAAATAAAGTTATTGAAAATGGTGGACAAGTAGTTGTACCTAAAACTGCTATTCCTAATATGGGTTACTTTGCTTATTGTATAGATAATCAAGGGCTTCTTTTTGGAGTATGTGAAGAAAATAGTGAAGCGTAA
- a CDS encoding YdbC family protein — MLLKTIFCKVEEEKRELFSDAQEKWRDLQYLDGFYGQFGGWNEGEACVYTLWEDRNAYQSFMNDAHDTIFLNSNQEGTYISCNIEMFQTLYDITETPLKDVTAQGSFVRVAICDVKEGKEKYFLHTQETIWNKGMENAKGMLGGVVGKSLKTENRYIVLTYWQDEIAHELYMKEIFPELYQLANVNEYVENINGKRVIREEEWSVAASK; from the coding sequence ATGCTATTAAAAACAATATTTTGCAAGGTGGAAGAAGAGAAAAGGGAATTGTTTTCTGATGCGCAAGAAAAATGGCGTGATTTACAGTATTTAGACGGATTCTATGGACAATTTGGTGGGTGGAATGAAGGGGAAGCGTGTGTATATACTTTATGGGAAGATAGAAATGCATATCAATCATTCATGAATGATGCTCATGATACAATTTTTTTAAATAGTAATCAAGAAGGCACATATATTTCCTGTAATATTGAAATGTTTCAAACGTTGTATGATATAACAGAAACTCCTTTGAAAGACGTAACTGCACAAGGATCATTTGTAAGAGTTGCAATTTGCGATGTGAAAGAAGGAAAAGAAAAGTATTTTTTACATACGCAAGAAACAATTTGGAATAAAGGAATGGAAAATGCAAAAGGAATGTTAGGTGGAGTTGTTGGGAAGTCTTTAAAGACTGAAAATCGTTACATAGTATTAACGTATTGGCAAGATGAAATAGCACATGAACTCTATATGAAAGAAATTTTCCCAGAGTTATATCAGTTAGCAAATGTAAATGAGTATGTTGAAAATATAAATGGGAAGAGAGTTATTCGGGAGGAAGAATGGTCTGTTGCCGCTTCTAAATAA
- a CDS encoding PhzF family phenazine biosynthesis protein, with the protein MATGSSNGCLAAYLIKYRYLGTKKINMHVGQGDEINRHSLIHIEAEVIESKINVCVGGKIESIASGK; encoded by the coding sequence GTGGCAACAGGAAGCTCAAATGGATGTTTAGCGGCGTATCTTATAAAATATCGTTATCTTGGAACGAAAAAGATAAATATGCATGTTGGACAAGGGGATGAGATAAATCGCCATTCTCTAATACATATAGAAGCAGAGGTGATTGAGAGTAAAATTAATGTTTGCGTTGGTGGAAAAATAGAAAGTATTGCAAGTGGGAAATGA